Within Sorghum bicolor cultivar BTx623 chromosome 2, Sorghum_bicolor_NCBIv3, whole genome shotgun sequence, the genomic segment AACACAATTCTTGTGTGTATCGTCTCTAGCGTGTCTCCACTCCATGGCATGAGTTGGGAGGAATACAAGTGGTCTCCGTCAAGGCaacctctagctagctgcagctTGGAACATGTTGGTTAACTAGTAGGAGTACGAAACTATCCTCTTTGCAAAGAATCTTCCAAGACAATGCAAGGAGCTCACCATGAATGAAGTCCTTGCTAATATCGAGGAAGAAGGTTCGGTAGGTGGTGTCCTTTTAGCGGATATGTGCCTTGCAGACTTGATACGTTAATTGTAAGGCTTTTGATTTTTGACCCCTTGGGCCTTGGGGCTTTGTTAAACCTCTTATCTATATCCAATAAAATTGGCACACTACAGGAGACagttgctttgccgagtgcctgcggcactcggcaaaggcactattgctctcggcaaaggctttgccgagtgccgcactcggcaaaggcctctCGGCAAATTTTAGGTCGGCAAAGggttctttgtcgagtgccttTTATCGGGACATTCGGCAAAGAAAAGTTACCGTTATGACGGGTTATAAACTAACggttgctttgccgagtgtctagccaggaggcactcggcaaagaaattcaggattttttaaaaaaaattatttgccgagtgtcttcaggttggacactcggcaaagaaattaatttttttatttaaaaaattctttgccgagtgccctgccaggaggcactcggcaaagaaattcgggattttttaaaaaaaattctttgccgagtgtctccaggcaggacactcggcaaagaaattaatttttttatttaaaaaactctttgccgagtgctcagCCTGGATGCACTCGgcaaaaaaattaatttttttttttaaaaaactgaAATGTCGCATCTAAACAAATTCACAGGTACAAATCCACAAGTTCATCTAAACAAATCTGTAAGTCCATCACAAGTCTAAATTAGTAACAGGCGATTTATGTAAAGGCATGTTACAAATAAGTTTACCAGCAAATCTGCATCATACATGTAAAGGCATGTTACAAGGGTACACATTACTAGGTGACACCAAGCTGCCAGCCTAGCATTTCCTGGAAAACTGCATACAGTTCTATGAAGCCTCATAGTTTACTGGAAGAAAATAAGTAACATGAAGATGGCTCTTAGAAAGAAGCTCACATATATCTTTCGAAGTAAAATTTCCTCCAATCAACAATGTTGTTTACCTGAAAGGAGATTGAAATCCATCATATTAAAAATATTGGCAAAATAAAGAGTGAAAAGTAAAGTCTGTAAATGCTTGTATTCTACACTAACATGCACATACAGTGCTGTGTTCAGCGTGCTAAGTAGCAGCTTCCCATCAGTACTTAATACAATATGCATACATGATACATGAGGCAACGGTGTTTCTGTTTCAACATAATTATATCCCTACAGGCTTGAAGCACGGGAGAATAAAGCTTAAAAGGTTGGTAACTTGGTACCATAAGCAAGTAAACAACCAACTAGATTTTGCAGAAGTGGTAAGAGAAGGAGATGAAACACTTCTATGTTACAGTTgaagctagctaccatcctAGCCCTAATTTATGAATCATGGTACTTTTAACATTTTTCAATGGCTGTCTATGTCTAAGCTACATATTTGCATTAACTACAAGGTTTACTAATACAAATAATTCATACATAGTGTGTTTTAGTACCTCACTGCTTGATAAACCCTGTAAGGAATCAGTCAGACCATTACCTGTTGAAACAGAAAGGTTATTCTAGAAAAAGGATATGCTTAAGCAGTCATAGATCATCCATCATTATATTTTTCTTATGGTGAAATAACATGGGGCTATGTTAAAAATGAGAACagcttatatcttttatatgtGGTCTCTTCATCTATCATAATATTCCCATACTGCAAGTCATTATGACAAAATCCTACTGACTGTTCGACCCCCGAGAGCGTCTTCTCCAGCACTGCAATCTCATCGCCTAGCTTATCTAGCTGATATTGGTTAGACTCTTCTTCAGAACAACTACCACGAGCCTCCTCAAGCCACCGCCTGATTCATACAACACGAAGCAAAGCAATCAGATTCGAATCAGAATTCAAGCACATTTCTCACCGAAATCAGAACAGCAGCAGTGAGAACAAATCATACCTGAGTCTCTGCCACAATGACACGTCCCTGGGTCCAGGCATGTCGAGATCGTGAAACTCGCGCAGCTTCTTGGCAATCAGCACGGATATCTCCGGGTCGCGCAGATCCGCCGTGGAGAGCGTCTGACAAAGCGAGGACTTGAGCGACGCGACCGGCGGGGGCGTCCTCGGGCGGGCGCTGCCAGCGGGCCAGCACGGCGCGGGCGCGGTTGGATGGAGCGGCGCGGCGCGTCGGGCGGGCGTGGCCGGGCGGCGCGGCCGGGCGCGGCGCGGATGCGGCAGGGCGCTCCGCGGGCGCGGCCGGCGTGGGCGCCgtggcgcggcggccggcggcggcgcgggcgcggtTGGCAGATGCGGCCGGGAGTCGGGCGTCGAGCGTGGGAGTTTGCGTGTTAGGCTAGCTTGGCCCCTGGCAGTCAGCGCTTTTGAGTGGATACGGTTTtttcctttgccgagagccaccagatctggctctcggcaaagtttctttttcttttttttctaaattttttacttttcggttttcaattaaaaaaatatatatttccctttgccgagagccgcccgatatggctctcggcaaagttttttttgaaaaatatttaatttctgtttttatttttttaaaaaaatgtgctatttttttattaataaacctttACACTAATcgtagtttttttaaaaaaaatatttattctttgccgagtgtcagctgctagggcactcggcaaagcaactatgtactttatttttttttgtctctaGACTTTTTTTGCAGACTTTGTACTTTATTTTCAAAGCTATGTTAAAATTTATCACAATTCttgatattatatatatataatttattttgatTAAATATATTACTTCTAAAAATACAATATTGAACTACAGGTGCATCCAATCATAGAATACGATGATTGTAAAAATGATAttcacaatatttattatagtttGAGAACATTTCTTTAAACACGTTCAAATTTTCAAACGTCTTATACATAAAATATGGCGATAAAGTTGCATGTGAGAAGTGTGGGTTTATAACTAACGTACGTAATAACTTTTGTGAAACATTCCCtaatttttatcatagcatctaCATGTGATGTAAAGACATGTCGTCAAGTTTTAAGATTTTTGGACTTTATTtgcaaattatataattaaaatgCATTTCTCCCGCAACTTTGTCGCCATATTTCGTGTATAAGACGTTCGAAATTCCGGGTGTGCTCTTGGAAATGGTCTCAAACTATAGTAAGTAttgtgaatatcatttttccaaCCAACTAATTCTATGATTGGATGCACCTGTAGTTCAATATTGTATTTTCGGAAGAAATACGTTTAAGcgaaataaattaaatatatatatgaaatatattgagaattgtgccaaattttatCTTAGGCTTCAAAATAAAGTGTAAAGTTAGTAGAAAAAAATTGGAgataaaaaaccaaaaaaaaaaactttgccgagtgccaaaatcctggcactcggcaaagaccatctGTGTCGAGTGTCCGACTtctggcgctcggcaaagactaaCGGTGTGCACCACcgtcagcctttgccgagtgtcatgctttgccgagtgtccgacactcggcaaagaccatctGTGCCGAGTGCCGTGCTGTGCCGAGtgtttggcactcggcaaagagctctttgccgagagccgtgctttgccgagtgcggcactcggcaaagaagctctttgccgagtgcccgacttttggcactcggcaaagcatttaacactcggcaaagctcgGCTCTCCTGTAGTGGCACTTTCTCATGAAGGTTTGTTTtttgtgaaagaaaaaaaaactctacGTGCTTGTTCTAGCTTTCCCTCAGCCCATATGGCTGCCTCCCTCTCTTTCATCTTTTTCTGTTTCCACTCCCTCCTGTGGTCGCCACGTATCCAATGGCGAAGATACGATCAAAGAAGCCATGCATTTGCAAGAGCCCTTCATATCCCTTCCATTGCTGATCCTATTCGATATTAATTTGGGCATGCACGTACGTACTATATCGCTCCCAGTCGTTCGACTTGGATTGTGCTTTATTTCCCTTGTCAATCATGAGTGGGCATGGCCAAATTGGGAACACCCGGCGATCTGCCAGTGAAGGCAACGCCCCGCGCCTCGCATGGAGAGGCACAAGGTGTACTCTGATCCGAGCAAACGGGTTGCGAATTCATGATCTCTTGAAGGCCTCCACTGACGATTCGACAGCTGCAAGGATTGTGATGGTACATGGTGCCTAGCTCCACACCTCGTGTCCATTAAACAGCAATACAAGTGTACACAactaaactagactccaagtcaATACCGTGAAATGTTCATGAGCCGGTGTCTCCCGAATCAGCAGAAATTATTGGTTATACATGCTAGTATAAATATGTTCACCTGGTATCACAAATGCAACGCTAGGATTGAATGTCTTGGTACTCAAAGCATGCGCCTGAGTTACCCTCCAGGACGACCATGAATTATGTTACCATGACTCGCAGCCGAAGATTAGCCAAGGAGGCCATGGAAGAAGACACAACATGATTACCAAAAGTGATTGCATATTCCCCACGCCTTGCATTCTCATCAGGGAATATTTTGGCATGTTCAACAATACCACAGATGGTAGACATCAGAATTCATGTCATCTTTATTGTTGTGTGGAGGAGGGAGAGAATCACACTTTCAGTAGAGTTTTCTTATTATGCGAACCATCCTTGAAAATGTGCATTGTAGTGTCACACCCAATCAAAAAACGACTTTCAGGCATGCTCTGAAAATAGATGCCAAACAAATAAATCCATAAACTTTTCAAATGTAAAGCCGGGCAAGAAGACAAATATTATATCAAAATCATAGATATTGACAAGATTTAAAACTTTTTTGTTGACCATTTAAATTCTGATCATTTAGGACCCAAATATACATTTTAAGTTCTTAgaattgaaattcaaattttcaaataagctCTCAGATGAAAATACGCCATGTAGAAAAGTTCTAGTACTTGATGAGATCTAAAAATTTATAGCTATTTTTTATTTGAGATTATCTTAGGTGCCAAAATATTGGATGTAAGATTTGCAAAAGTAAACAAAAATATAGCATCTTATACATGTTCATCAGAAGCCACTGTGTGGCTCTACAGTCTACACTGCATGCCCTAGCCCCTAGTCTGTACACTACGAGATCGTTTCAGTTGCACACAGTATCTACTTGATGTAGATGCCCTCAGTGGCAAATTTTTCTTTCTCGTAGATGCCCGGCTTCTGGACTACCTTCTCCAGAGATGCCATACTTGATGACAGGCACTGAAACCCCTGCACTCTTCTCACCAGCCAATAGATGACAGGCACCGAATGAGGAGTTTAAGATGTTCATTGCTTGCTTTGATGGATTGATTGGGCAGCATGTCTATACACAAGATCATCCCAAACTGGCTGGATGCCAAGTTCCAGGTACCAGCGTTCAAGGTGATTGGGGAGGAGTACATGTTCGAGTCCCCATGGTTTGAGACTGCCATGCAATGCGCACAGGGGTATCACCTTCGTCCTTCGGCATCTTCAGGCTGGACCTGATGATCACCTACACCCCGGAGGAGGGCCACTTCGTGCAGGATCGGCTCATGGAGCTGCTTGATGACGGCAAATAATGTCTCTG encodes:
- the LOC110432580 gene encoding cornifin-B-like; the protein is MIDAVVQPAGGFAMPLDNAGQASLTRKLPRSTPDSRPHLPTAPAPPPAAAPRRPRRPRPRSALPHPRRARPRRPATPARRAAPLHPTAPAPCWPAGSARPRTPPPVASLKSSLCQTLSTADLRDPEISVLIAKKLREFHDLDMPGPRDVSLWQRLRRWLEEARGSCSEEESNQYQLDKLGDEIAVLEKTLSGVEQ